In the Anaerostipes caccae L1-92 genome, AGAACGATCATGTCAAACTATATGGACACGGATTTAGTAGTCAGCAATGATACTCTGATGAAAGAGGAAGATGAAAAATGGGAACAGATACTTAAACCATCTTTGATAAAAGAATTGAAAAAGAGCAAAGATATCCGGGAAGTGCACCCGCTGCGCTGTTCAAAGATCATTGTCCCATGGGAACCGGAATTCTCAGATGTGTGGATGAGAGAGTTTTATGAGAAGTGGATGTATACGCCTTATAAAGACGATGTCAGCGATTATAAAAAGCATCCGGAGAAATATTATTCTGTCATGCAGGGAATTGATAAAGAGGAATTTGAGCACTTAAATGAGAGTCTCATACAACCGGTAGATCAGGAACTTTTTGAAAGCGGTAAGATTTGTATTATCTATGGGCCGGGCATGGATCTTTCCGGTCAGATCGATAAAAAAGCAAGGGTAAAATTTTATCTGTCAGAAAATAAAAACAAAAAGTTCCAGCTAAGAATTGCAGGCATGACCGACGACAGTTATTATGGCAGAACTTCAGGAAAGGCACCAGTTGTTATTGTCAGTGAATCATTTATGAAGAAGCACGTCATGAATCCGTATATTTCAAAACTGAATATCCGGTATACAAAAGAATATGATGATGAAACAGAAGGCAGAATCAGAAAAAAACTGAGTCAAAGCCCTTATGCTAAAGATGTGTCCTATGAATCCAGGATCGACAGCATGAAGGATATCCAAAAGGCCCAGGGAAATATGACCGGAGTCGGTGTGGGAATTGCCCTTATTCTTGCATTGATCGGACTGATGAATTATATCAATACGGTGTTTGGAAATATCCAGAACCGGAAGGTGTCTCTGGCTGTCATGGAAAGTGTGGGAATGACCGAAAAACAGGTGAAAAAGCTTCTGGTCAGGGAGGGGCTACTGTTTGCGGGAACTTCTCTGGCACTGACGGCAACGGCTGGCCTTTTTATCACTTATCAGTACTATCAGACGATGAATTACATGAACATTCCATTTCAAATTCCGGCCGTTCCGGTTTTGGCAGCTGTCTTGTTATCTGCGGCTGTATGCATTGGAATTCCTCTGGCCGCATACCGGATTATTCGGGGAAAGGCACCGGTGGCAGAAAGGATACGTGGGTTTGAATGATGAAAAAGGAAAAACCGGAAGAAAAAATGAAGGCCATGAAAGAATTCTGCCGTATCATTCTGCTGATATCATTGTTGATTACCATGATTTTGATCTTTCATATACTGATGATGTAGATGGCGGCGTAATTTTATGATGTACAGGACAGACCAGGTGTCAAATGGTGTATTTTATGTTATGATAAAAGACAGAAAAGACGTACAAGGCAACATAGACATAAAAGGAGATGGAATCATGAACACAACAGATGCAGAAAAGAGAAAAATACTGGATTCTATGAAAGGTTTAATCGTATCCTGCCAGGTAGTGCCTGAAGATCCGATCTACACAGATGATATGGTAGTCAAGATGGCAGAGGCCGCACAGTGGGCAGGGGCAGTCGGAATCCGGGCCAATTCTCCGGAGCAGATCAGAGCCATTAAAAAAGCAGTGGATCTGCCGGTGATCGGTTTATATAAGATCAGGAGAGGTGATGAAGAGGTTTTTATCACTCCGACTCTGGAGGCCGCAAAGCAGGTCTGGGAAGCGGGAGCAGAGATCATTGCCATGGACTGTACGGACCGAATGACAAAAGAAGGCCGCCGTGCATGGGAACTTGTAGCGGATGTGAAAAGGGAAATCCCTGAGGCCATGATCTTTGCCGATGTCTCCAACTATGACGAGGCCAAAAGAGCGGCCGACTTGGGTGTCGATATTGTGGCGCCTACTCTGTTTGGATATACGGAGGCAACAAAGCATTTTGAAACCCAGGATATGAGGGCATTTGCAAAGATGTGCCGGGATCTTGGCAGCGATGTGTATATGATGATGGAAGGGCATATCAATACTCCGGAAGAAGCAGTGAAATGCCTGTATCTGGGGGCACATGCAGTGGTTGTCGGAAGTGCTATCACAAGGCCGCATCTGACGGCCAAGAGATTTGCGGATCTGATCTCAGGGTATCGGGAATAATTTATAACGGGAAGCCTGCTCATGGAAATTCAACAAAAATTCCATGGGCAGGCTGTTTTTGAATGTTTAGAAATAAATTTTACTGAAATTTCGGTTCTATATAGTTCTGAATAAAGTCTATTCGATCCTTCGCTCTGGGTTTAAACAGGGAAGCGATGGCTACGGTCAGGTTTTTCTTCATGTTGACGTAGATTACATTTCCACCGTCTCCCATTGCTGCAAAGCCTTCTTCGTGGAGCCACCATAAATACCCGTAAGCAAGGTTCTCCTTAATCCAGCGGCTGTGCTCTTTCGTGCTCTCGCTGATCCATTCTGCTGAAACAATAGGTTTTCCGTTCCACAGTCCGCCATTTAGATATAACTGACCCAGTTTTGCCATATCCGCAGCCGAGAGGGTAAGGCCCCAGCCTCCTGTGTTTGTACCGGACGGGTCAGAGACCCAGCCGCTGATATCCGTGGCTTTGTTAAATGCCAGCTGTTCTTCCTTGGAATGAAATACGATGCTGCGCTCCGCGGTAATTTTAAGCGGTATGAATAAATTTTCCCGGGCAAATTCAAATACAGACTGGCCGGCAGCTTGTTTTAAAATACCTGTCAAAAGATCCGGTCCGATCAGAGGAGCATATCTGAATTGGCCTGGTTTTCCCCTGCCTCCCAGTAAATCAAGCGTAAACGTTACCATGTCATCGCTGGTGAAGTATTTGACGTAGGGGGCAATTTTGTATTTGTACGGGGCTGTCATCGTCAGCAAATGTTTCAGTGTGATATTCTGTATGGTTTTTTCTCTCTGGTTTGGGACGTAGTCAGGGAAAAAATCTAAAACCTTCTGGTCAATGTCTGTGATGAAGCCTTTGTCCATGGCGATTCCGATCAAAATAGAGACAATGCTCTTTGTAACAGAATATATATGAACGCGGCTTTCGGCGGTACAGCCGTTAAAGTACTGCTCATACTGCATTTCACCGTCCTTTAATACGACGATGCCTGCTGTATTGCCATAGTCTTTGTTGATGATCGCTTCAAGTTCTTTCATGTCTTGCTGAGTTGTCATAATTTCTCCTTTCATCCATTGGTTTATGTGATAAAGGATATCCTTAATGTAAGCATAAGTTCATTAAAAATTGTTTACAACCCCTAATTTTAAAAAAATGAGAAAAGAACTTTTTATTGTTCCAGTAATCTGTGTAATTCTCTGAAATCGTCAATGGAGTATTCTGGGTTATCCACATGGCCAAAGCCATAAGATGCCCATACAAAAGAGATCCCGGCTTTTTTCGCACTTTCGGCATCTCCCTTTGTATCCCCGATATATATGGGAGACTTCAGCCGGCTGCGCTCCATGACAAGTTTTATGTTTTCTACTTTTGATAATCCGGTACGACCCTGTTCTTCATAGTCCATGATCCAGGGAGAGAGTTTGTTTCTTCTCATAAACGCACGGACATAACCGCTGGGGCAGTTGCTTACGATAAACAGGGGATACTGCTGTGCAAGTTTTTTAATTGTATCTTTTACTCCCGGATAAGTCCGGTCGGTGTTCAGGGATT is a window encoding:
- a CDS encoding N-acetylmannosamine-6-phosphate 2-epimerase, coding for MNTTDAEKRKILDSMKGLIVSCQVVPEDPIYTDDMVVKMAEAAQWAGAVGIRANSPEQIRAIKKAVDLPVIGLYKIRRGDEEVFITPTLEAAKQVWEAGAEIIAMDCTDRMTKEGRRAWELVADVKREIPEAMIFADVSNYDEAKRAADLGVDIVAPTLFGYTEATKHFETQDMRAFAKMCRDLGSDVYMMMEGHINTPEEAVKCLYLGAHAVVVGSAITRPHLTAKRFADLISGYRE
- a CDS encoding serine hydrolase domain-containing protein, with translation MTTQQDMKELEAIINKDYGNTAGIVVLKDGEMQYEQYFNGCTAESRVHIYSVTKSIVSILIGIAMDKGFITDIDQKVLDFFPDYVPNQREKTIQNITLKHLLTMTAPYKYKIAPYVKYFTSDDMVTFTLDLLGGRGKPGQFRYAPLIGPDLLTGILKQAAGQSVFEFARENLFIPLKITAERSIVFHSKEEQLAFNKATDISGWVSDPSGTNTGGWGLTLSAADMAKLGQLYLNGGLWNGKPIVSAEWISESTKEHSRWIKENLAYGYLWWLHEEGFAAMGDGGNVIYVNMKKNLTVAIASLFKPRAKDRIDFIQNYIEPKFQ
- a CDS encoding HAD family hydrolase, with the translated sequence MKIDGIIFDIDGTLWDVRDEIALALTREAHNQGHPEINFTSENLTSVFGIPPKEVADLFMSHLPPKERYKLMEDCGNHQIKLVESLNTDRTYPGVKDTIKKLAQQYPLFIVSNCPSGYVRAFMRRNKLSPWIMDYEEQGRTGLSKVENIKLVMERSRLKSPIYIGDTKGDAESAKKAGISFVWASYGFGHVDNPEYSIDDFRELHRLLEQ